From one Montipora capricornis isolate CH-2021 chromosome 10, ASM3666992v2, whole genome shotgun sequence genomic stretch:
- the LOC138022265 gene encoding uncharacterized protein → MRKMAKKMCTPFCDPKKACPKHHDLLLSLLNCSEKRDRNANVSFEHFQNTVKAFVSKGWNLNDDIPDPCQKCQYPLLHWVSVLGKCRLMEWMIDFGFNATVCSSATRQTALHRCVLYLHYSYRRARHLTNRINKTVHMLKDCLLLQDNAMQTPLHAAAQEMLTSNKSDYFSEWLEAMVDQAKNMPGKTALILNARDHLGNTALHYLAQNEDGFVPLHAIVNAGGDVTIVNNKNLTPLDFAMNNGLSQIIKILSFEGGKRTPSSSQYDEEIYNADSPPESPVNLQEEKEFDNAIQPFHGGNDRNPCDTSISIDASSLGCSDESTLSAASPTSVDENVPQRAPNAACLPITDAFSDFQNDALSGPKDAVAANPIDNVVLNDKNAPTSLVESPNFPQDIVASETVDDVLSTQTGEAGPPCQRDATPEHCHCDLTNIQMPVIHPYSCIVHIKQEKVNKCERCQQETMSEITSSSELTCDSGNSVLSLLQGAGLLQNLTQIAEKARNEDERVLTDKLELVKKTNSQLESGEKELAEKKNRITSLMTELEELKKQVQTTLDEKERLLLKRKHLNEECSHLQKKLHCCDSLLKVVPR, encoded by the exons ATGCGCAAAATGGCCAAGAAAATGTGCACACCGTTCTGCGACCCGAAAAAAGCCTGCCCAAAGCACCACGATCTGTTGCTGTCGTTGCTAAATTGCTCCGAGAAAAGGGACCGAAATGCCAACGTATCTTTCGAGCACTTTCAAAATACAGTGAAGGCTTTTGTGTCGAAAGGATGGAACTTAAATGATGATATTCCAGACCCATGTCAAAAGTGCCAATATCCTCTTCTTCACTGGGTTAGCGTGCTTGGAAAATGCCGGctgatggaatggatgatagaTTTCG GTTTCAATGCGACTGTTTGCTCATCAGCAACTCGACAAACTGCACTTCATAGATGTGTTCTCTACTTACACTACTCTTATAGAAGGGCAAGACATCTTACTAACAGGATCAACAAAACAGTTCACATGCTGAAGGACTGTCTTCTTTTACAGGACAATGCAATGCAAACTCCACTTCATGCAGCTGCACAAGAGATGTTGACCAGCAACAAGTCTGATTATTTTTCAGAATGGTTAGAAGCAATGGTGGATCAAGCAAAAAATATGCCTGGAAAAACTGCTCTTATCTTGAATGCCAGGGATCATCTTGGAAACACAGCCCTACACTACCTTGCGCAAAATGAAGATGGCTTTGTTCCCCTCCATGCCATTGTTAATGCTGGAGGTGATGTAACAATCGTCAATAATAAGAACTTGACCCCCTTGGATTTTGCCATGAATAATGGTCTCTCCCAAATAATCAAGATCCTTTCCTTTGAGGGTGGGAAAAGGACTCCTTCAAGTTCACAATATGACGAGGAAATCTACAATGCTGACAGTCCCCCTGAATCACCTGTAAATCTCCAGGAAGAGAAGGAATTTGACAATGCAATTCAACCATTTCATGGTGGTAATGATAGAAATCCTTGTGACACCTCCATTAGTATAGATGCCTCATCCTTAGGGTGTTCAGATGAGAGCACCTTGAGTGCAGCTAGTCCTACAAGTGTTGATGAAAATGTCCCTCAACGTGCTCCCAATGCAGCTTGTTTGCCTATCACAGATGCCTTCAGTGATTTCCAAAATGATGCCCTTTCTGGGCCAAAAGATGCTGTTGCTGCAAATCCCATagacaatgttgttttgaatgaTAAAAATGCACCAACGTCTCTTGTAGAGTCACCAAACTTCCCTCAAGACATTGTTGCTTCAGAGACTGTTGATGATGTTCTGTCAACACAGACAGGTGAAGCTGGCCCTCCATGTCAAAGAGATGCAACCCCTGAGCATTGTCATTGTGATCTTACCAACATACAGATGCCAGTGATACATCCATACTCCTGCATAGTCCACATCAAGCAAGAAAAGGTGAATAAA TGTGAAAGGTGCCAACAGGAAACAATGTCTGAGATAACATCTTCATCAG AATTAACTTGCGATAGTGGAAACTCTGTCCTCTCGCTCTTACAAGGGGCTGGCCTGCTTCAAAATCTGACTCAAATTGcagaaaaagcaagaaatgaaGATGAACGTGTTCTCACTGATAAGCTGGAATTGGTGAAAA AAACAAACAGTCAACTAGAATCAGGGGAGAAAGAATTagctgagaaaaaaaacagaataaCAAGTTTGATGACCGAACTTGAAGAATTGAAGAAACAGGTCCAGACAACATTAGATGAAAAGGAGAGGCTACTTCTTAAGCGAAAACATTTAAACGAAGAGTGCAGTCACCTCCAGAAAAAACTGCATTGTTGTGATAGTCTTCTTAAGGTTGTTCCTAGATAA
- the LOC138022266 gene encoding uncharacterized protein isoform X2 has product MADETNLDTAEGSYEHCDEEEEGACKMCSKFDISFKECHICGIQHDSTEFGPYCALCHDFLYPDASQIRTRQTEREQCATSQVVSQSQSIEVEDGEVTVSSAGFGLVESDDCEHESESPLLQIGNDPVMTRSAENDSTTYKLPYLSLYERIRAPDLVAKRLANELNLVKDDMVEALPPEILLMIFSFLDDISLCMVGQVCHWWYELAGEHNQWRQHVLTRWPLFKSKKTIKSWQKLYIKMLQGVTCRRCFEQGCVQHFPEDDIINSWRNKRLKSELKGLKMDPPEGICACPLDSSLSYWQASIKGPPSCPYEEGLFFLHLEIPKSYPMRPPIVKFITRIYHPNVSYHGDIGLDTLQHNWSLALTIPKVLVSIQSLMSDPYCQISMEPEVAYLCEKDREVFDRIAREWTRKYAQAYLTC; this is encoded by the exons ATGGCGGACGAAACGAATTTGGACACTGCAGAGGGAAGCTATGAGCATTGTGACGAAGAAGAGGAAGGGGCTTGTAaaatgtgttcaaagttcgATATCTCATTTAAGGAATGTCACATATGTGGAATACAGCATGACAGCACGGAATTCGGACCATACTGTGCATTATGCCACGATTTCCTGTATCCCGACGCTTCGCAAATTCGCACAAGACAAACCGAAAGAGAGCAATGTGCAACTTCGCAGGTGGTTTCTCAGTCGCAGTCTATCGAAGTTGAAGATGGAGAAGTCACTGTTTCATCTGCAGGTTTTGGTTTGGTGGAATCAGATGACTGCGAACACGAAAGCGAAAGCCCTTTGCTGCAGATAGGAAACGATCCAGTAATGACCAGATCTGCGGAAAATGACTCGACAACATATAAGCTGCCATATTTATCGCTTTATGAACGAATTCGCGCACCAGACCTCGTAGCTAAACGTCTTGCAAATGAACTAAATCTTGTCAAAGATGATATGGTTGAGGCACTGCCACCAGAAA TTCTTCTCATGATTTTCTCCTTCCTGGATGATATTTCTCTATGTATGGTGGGTCAAGTTTGTCATTGGTGGTATGAACTTGCAGGAGAACACAACCAGTGGCGCCAGCACGTGCTTACAAGGTGGCCActttttaaatcaaagaaaacaatcaaATCCTGGCAGAAACTGTACATAAAGAT GTTACAAGGTGTTACATGCAGGAGATGTTTTGAGCAAGGATGTGTTCAA CATTTCCCTGAAGATGATATTATAAACTCATGGCGGAATAAAAGGCTTAAGAGCGAGCTAAAAGGATTAAAAATGGATCCCCCAGAGGGAATCTGTGCATGCCCACTGGACAGTAGTTTGTCTTACTGGCAGGCATCAATCAAAGGCCCACCCAGTTGTCCTTATGAAGAGGGCCTGTTTTTTCTGCACCTGGAAATTCCCAAGAGCTACCCAATGAGACCACCAATTGTAAAGTTTATCACAAGGATTTATCATCCCAATGTTAGTTATCATGGTGACATCGGTTTGGACACTTTGCAGCATAACTGGAGTTTAGCTTTAACAATACCCAAGGTGTTGGTTAGCATCCAATCCCTAATGTCGGATCCTTATTGTCAAATATCAATGGAACCTGAAGTTGCTTACCTCTGTGAAAAGGACAGAGAAGTATTTGACAGAATTGCCAGAGAATGGACTAGAAAATATGCACAAGCATATTTGACCTGCTAG
- the LOC138022266 gene encoding uncharacterized protein isoform X1 — translation MADETNLDTAEGSYEHCDEEEEGACKMCSKFDISFKECHICGIQHDSTEFGPYCALCHDFLYPDASQIRTRQTEREQCATSQVVSQSQSIEVEDGEVTVSSAGFGLVESDDCEHESESPLLQIGNDPVMTRSAENDSTTYKLPYLSLYERIRAPDLVAKRLANELNLVKDDMVEALPPESKLCVHKLSLTVKCNDEGSTRREVLLMIFSFLDDISLCMVGQVCHWWYELAGEHNQWRQHVLTRWPLFKSKKTIKSWQKLYIKMLQGVTCRRCFEQGCVQHFPEDDIINSWRNKRLKSELKGLKMDPPEGICACPLDSSLSYWQASIKGPPSCPYEEGLFFLHLEIPKSYPMRPPIVKFITRIYHPNVSYHGDIGLDTLQHNWSLALTIPKVLVSIQSLMSDPYCQISMEPEVAYLCEKDREVFDRIAREWTRKYAQAYLTC, via the exons ATGGCGGACGAAACGAATTTGGACACTGCAGAGGGAAGCTATGAGCATTGTGACGAAGAAGAGGAAGGGGCTTGTAaaatgtgttcaaagttcgATATCTCATTTAAGGAATGTCACATATGTGGAATACAGCATGACAGCACGGAATTCGGACCATACTGTGCATTATGCCACGATTTCCTGTATCCCGACGCTTCGCAAATTCGCACAAGACAAACCGAAAGAGAGCAATGTGCAACTTCGCAGGTGGTTTCTCAGTCGCAGTCTATCGAAGTTGAAGATGGAGAAGTCACTGTTTCATCTGCAGGTTTTGGTTTGGTGGAATCAGATGACTGCGAACACGAAAGCGAAAGCCCTTTGCTGCAGATAGGAAACGATCCAGTAATGACCAGATCTGCGGAAAATGACTCGACAACATATAAGCTGCCATATTTATCGCTTTATGAACGAATTCGCGCACCAGACCTCGTAGCTAAACGTCTTGCAAATGAACTAAATCTTGTCAAAGATGATATGGTTGAGGCACTGCCACCAGAAAGTAAGCTTTGCGTTCATAAGTTATCACTGACTGTCAAATGCAACGATGAAGGCAGTACCAGGAGAGAGG TTCTTCTCATGATTTTCTCCTTCCTGGATGATATTTCTCTATGTATGGTGGGTCAAGTTTGTCATTGGTGGTATGAACTTGCAGGAGAACACAACCAGTGGCGCCAGCACGTGCTTACAAGGTGGCCActttttaaatcaaagaaaacaatcaaATCCTGGCAGAAACTGTACATAAAGAT GTTACAAGGTGTTACATGCAGGAGATGTTTTGAGCAAGGATGTGTTCAA CATTTCCCTGAAGATGATATTATAAACTCATGGCGGAATAAAAGGCTTAAGAGCGAGCTAAAAGGATTAAAAATGGATCCCCCAGAGGGAATCTGTGCATGCCCACTGGACAGTAGTTTGTCTTACTGGCAGGCATCAATCAAAGGCCCACCCAGTTGTCCTTATGAAGAGGGCCTGTTTTTTCTGCACCTGGAAATTCCCAAGAGCTACCCAATGAGACCACCAATTGTAAAGTTTATCACAAGGATTTATCATCCCAATGTTAGTTATCATGGTGACATCGGTTTGGACACTTTGCAGCATAACTGGAGTTTAGCTTTAACAATACCCAAGGTGTTGGTTAGCATCCAATCCCTAATGTCGGATCCTTATTGTCAAATATCAATGGAACCTGAAGTTGCTTACCTCTGTGAAAAGGACAGAGAAGTATTTGACAGAATTGCCAGAGAATGGACTAGAAAATATGCACAAGCATATTTGACCTGCTAG